A region of the Cannabis sativa cultivar Pink pepper isolate KNU-18-1 chromosome 3, ASM2916894v1, whole genome shotgun sequence genome:
TTGTGTTTGTTTAAGAAACTGTTTGGAACAGTAATATTTTAGGAGACTCTTgcctattttaattttgaagtaACCTTTTGGTTTACTGGCACAGTATGTTTTGCAGTTTTTATGTTATGTATTTCTGTGAGacaatatgttaattttttggatttagaaattagttttagtgttctggctttttttatgtgatttttgtttaattttgtttgatctTATAAACCAATGACATTTCTGTATACCATTCTAAGTGATATAAACCAATGTGATGGTTTATTAACCTTTAAAATGGTTGTAAATAAATTACAGTTAGTAACTGTTCATATATTTGGTAACTGTTCATATATAgaggaggaaaaaaaaaacttacttgAATCTAAGCGAATTGTAATCATTTTATTAAAAGTTTGTATTAATACATTGAAAAGCTTTATCAACTAACAATTATCATTGTAAATTGTTTTTGTATACTGTCTATTTAGTAACCATGTTTGATGCTTACCAACATTTATTCATTTTACctcaggatcttatgatctttttctttttcttggtgGTTTTAAGTCTTTTGGGTCATTTTTACATGATCTTTTGTTGTGTCCTCTCTGGTGACATTGACCGCATACCACTTGTGCTTTTGCTTCAAGTCCATTTTTGTATCGTTGTTTCTTTGGTCTTCCGGCAGCTCTCTTATGTTTAGGTGGGAGGACTACAATATTTCTTATTAAATCTGGTATATTCCATGATGTTGCCTCACCTAATGGGAGTATACTGTCTTCATATGTTGCCATAAAAGCTTCTTTCGTGTAGTAGTATGAGCAATATTTGTAGCAAGACAGGTTCCTTTTGCTTAGTACAGCCATTGCATGAGAGCAAGGCATTTCATCATATTCAAATCGTTGGCAGCTGCATGTTTTATTCTCCAAGTTTACTATGTGAGATCTGTTGTTGTCGTGTACTTGGTATACCAGAAGGTTTGCTGTTTCAACCTGTATTAATCAAGTAAACGATTATTAAGTTTACAACGGAAGTAAATATGTTTGTaagcaatttttatttttctgtatacATAATTACCTTGTACTTTAAACTCATATCTCTTTGTTTCTTTAATGTTTTTTCAGGTATTTTTGCCAGTGTTGTTGTAGTTTTTTGGGCTCTATTCTTGTTTTCCCAATACCATCTTTGCACCAATGAATGTAGGCATTCTAGTAGAGTTGCGATGGGTAGGTCGCTTATTCCTTTCAAGGCTGCATTGACTGATTCGGCAATATTTGATGTCATTGTTTTGTATCTCCTGTTCATGCCATATAGTCTTGTCCACTTTTCGACACCAATTTCATTCACCAAGTAATCTCTTATTCTTACATCTATATTGTCCAAGTCTTGCATGCTCTTTTCAAAATCTTCTATGTTGTAAGCTTTAGATGCACTATTAAATGCAATCTTGAGCTCATCACCTccttttttgaatttcatttttatattcttcATCAAATGGTAACAACATACCCCATGCATTATATCTGGAAAGGTCTCTTTTACTGCTTTTAGTATACTCTCATGTCTATCTGATACGATGCATTGACCTTCTCTTTCGCCataagtttcctttattttgtgaAGAAACCATTCCCAAGAGCTGTCATTTTCGGAATCTACTACTGCAAATGCAAGTGGGAATATATGTCTATTTGCATTTTGTGCACTTGCTATCAACAAAGTGCCTCCATGTTGGTTTGTCAAAAAGGTTCCATCTGTGACTATTATTGGTGTACAGTGTTGCCAACCTTTTATTGAAGCACCTACTGCAAAGTATAGAtatttgaatttgttatcttcATCTGTTACTAGGTCTGTGATTGTTCCTGTTTCAAAAGTAACCAATTAGTTTATAGTATAAATTCCTATATAGCATATTAGTACTTTATGTTGATGAAGTATTTTATTACACAGGTTTGATATTTGCATCATGTATAAAATTGATGGTATCTCACTGTATGATTCTTGTGGGCAGCGACGAGCATCCACAATTGCCTTTTCTCTAGCTCTCCATGCTTTTTGGTAAGATATAGAGACACTGTAATCATCTGCCATGTCATCCACAATTTCTGTTGGAGTGTAATCTCTTTTTGGGTTTACAAACTTGTTTTTTATAACCTTTCCAACCAGGTTGCTTGTAGCTTGAGGATGGTCTCCAGAAGTGATGTCCAATGAACATGTATGAGTATGCTCTATTTTTCTTATGATAAACATGTCAGTCTTTCCATGTTTTGATGCTAAGAATGTCCAGTTGCAGTTATCATCAATACAGACTAGTTTATAGTCTAATTTTGATGATCTTTTTACCTTGAAAGGTTGATTGTATCTTATTGAGTGAAGGCTTACTGCTTGTTGGAGGGTTTCCTTGTTTGCAAAAACTTGGCCAATGTGTATTTCAAAGAACTTGaggatttaaaattatttgattttcttCGGAGCTTTCTTCCATCGATATTTGAGTTTGTTCAATCACATAATCTGCCATCTTTGTTGCATATTCTGTTCTTGTTGGTAGTAATAGCTTGCCTTGTTTGTAAACTAGTTTCCCCATTGTAGGTATAGTTTACTCTATCATTGTGTTCATTGTCGGTTGTGGATGTTGAGATGTTAACACAGATAGGATATTTGGTCTCATCATCATTTTTCCTTCGTATTTGTTCATAAAACTTGCATCCACTATTGTCTTTGATTCTTATTGGTGGTATGCCTTCAGTTACTTGAAATTGAAGATCAATCGTATATTTGTTTCTGTCCAAATTCAAAGCTTCGTATACTATGTGAGAAAGCTCATAATGTGAACAACTGTTGGAATTAGTATACCTTCGACTTCATAATCAACGTATGTTGTTTTGTCAACCCAAGTTCCATTGTAAAAAAGAATCAACTGTT
Encoded here:
- the LOC133035515 gene encoding uncharacterized protein LOC133035515; its protein translation is MGKLVYKQASKHGKTDMFIIRKIEHTHTCSLDITSGDHPQATSNLVGKVIKNKFVNPKRDYTPTEIVDDMADDYSVSISYQKAWRAREKAIVDARRCPQESYRTITDLVTDEDNKFKYLYFAVGASIKGWQHCTPIIVTDGTFLTNQHGGTLLIASAQNANRHIFPLAFAVVDSENDSSWEWFLHKIKETYGEREGQCIVSDRHESILKAVKETFPDIMHGVCCYHLMKNIKMKFKKGGDELKIAFNSASKAYNIEDFEKSMQDLDNIDVRIRDYLVNEIGVEKWTRLYGMNRRYKTMTSNIAESVNAALKGISDLPIATLLECLHSLVQRWYWENKNRAQKTTTTLAKIPEKTLKKQRDMSLKYKVETANLLVYQVHDNNRSHIVNLENKTCSCQRFEYDEMPCSHAMAVLSKRNLSCYKYCSYYYTKEAFMATYEDSILPLGEATSWNIPDLIRNIVVLPPKHKRAAGRPKKQRYKNGLEAKAQVVCGQCHQRGHNKRSCKNDPKDLKPPRKRKRS